A window of the Rhodoluna limnophila genome harbors these coding sequences:
- the glpX gene encoding class II fructose-bisphosphatase translates to MNTKPDRNLGMELVRATEAAAIKASAFIGRGDKNAADKAAVDAMREFLSTVDFAGTVVIGEGEKDEAPMLFNGEVVGNGNGPECDVAVDPVDGTSVTASGRAHAISVIAVSDRGSMYNPQDVFYMDKLVTSAAGRGAVSLDQSPEENVRELAKALKKDVSDITVAMIDRPRHVPLQEAVRRAGGRTRLFLDGDVAAGIHAVTGGGNIDMLLGIGGAPEGTITACATKALNGFMQGRIAPQSPEEMKKAIEAGHDLNRIFEMDDLVKSDNTYFVATGVTDGLLLDGVQKHGDYLTTDSIILRSRSGTIRRVKADYLAARWR, encoded by the coding sequence ATGAACACAAAGCCAGACCGCAACCTAGGCATGGAGCTTGTTCGTGCGACCGAGGCAGCAGCCATCAAGGCCAGCGCATTTATTGGGCGCGGTGACAAAAACGCGGCAGACAAAGCTGCCGTTGATGCCATGCGCGAATTTCTTTCAACCGTAGATTTTGCCGGCACGGTGGTCATTGGCGAGGGTGAAAAAGATGAAGCCCCGATGCTCTTCAACGGTGAGGTCGTTGGTAACGGTAACGGGCCAGAGTGTGACGTTGCAGTAGACCCGGTAGACGGAACCTCAGTAACCGCATCAGGTCGTGCTCACGCAATCTCAGTTATCGCAGTCTCTGACCGCGGTTCAATGTACAACCCACAAGACGTTTTCTACATGGACAAGCTGGTTACCTCGGCGGCTGGCCGCGGTGCCGTAAGCCTGGACCAGAGCCCAGAAGAAAACGTGCGCGAGCTTGCCAAGGCGCTCAAAAAAGATGTCAGCGACATCACAGTTGCAATGATCGACCGACCACGTCACGTGCCGCTTCAAGAAGCAGTTCGTCGCGCCGGTGGCCGCACCCGCCTATTTCTAGACGGCGATGTTGCTGCCGGAATTCACGCTGTAACCGGAGGCGGAAACATCGACATGCTCCTCGGTATCGGCGGCGCACCAGAGGGCACCATCACGGCATGTGCCACCAAGGCGCTAAACGGATTTATGCAGGGCCGCATTGCCCCGCAGTCACCAGAAGAAATGAAGAAGGCCATTGAAGCTGGTCACGATTTGAACCGGATTTTTGAAATGGACGACCTGGTCAAGAGTGACAACACCTACTTTGTGGCCACCGGCGTGACCGATGGTTTGCTGCTTGACGGTGTGCAGAAGCACGGCGATTACCTAACCACTGACAGCATCATTCTGCGTTCGCGTTCGGGCACCATCCGCCGCGTGAAGGCTGACTACCTGGCAGCCCGCTGGCGCTAA
- the iolG gene encoding inositol 2-dehydrogenase, whose amino-acid sequence MVSSKVRIGLIGTGRIGQVHAATVAASANAELTWVCDVFLEGAEKTAAQYGGKATNDPAAVFASGEVDAVIVAAPTSTHIDLISAAIDAGVHVLCEKPIDLDINRVDSLRAKANAASVKIALGFNRRFDKQFSEIQSRVAAGDIGKLEQLTIISRDPAPAPKAYLEVSGGIFRDMTIHDFDMARFFVPNIVEVSAAGANIFSDDIREIGDFDSVVVTMKGAGGELVTIINSRHSAYGYDQRLEAFGADGALFAENVAPTTVKLSTNKVVEARNPYMEFFLERYAYSYSHELEQFITSIANGEVLNPTFEDGRAALVLADAAQLSATTGKSVKVDLS is encoded by the coding sequence ATCGTGAGCAGCAAAGTACGTATCGGCCTAATTGGAACCGGCCGCATTGGCCAGGTTCACGCAGCAACGGTTGCGGCATCTGCGAATGCAGAGCTCACCTGGGTTTGCGATGTATTTCTAGAAGGCGCCGAGAAGACCGCTGCTCAGTATGGCGGCAAGGCCACCAACGACCCTGCAGCTGTTTTTGCCTCTGGCGAGGTTGACGCAGTGATCGTTGCAGCACCGACTTCAACTCACATTGATCTAATCAGCGCTGCGATTGATGCTGGTGTTCACGTGCTTTGCGAGAAGCCAATTGACCTAGACATCAACCGAGTCGACAGCCTTCGCGCCAAGGCAAATGCGGCCAGCGTCAAGATTGCACTTGGCTTCAACCGCCGCTTCGACAAGCAATTTAGCGAGATTCAGTCACGTGTTGCTGCCGGAGACATCGGCAAGCTAGAGCAGCTAACCATCATCAGCCGCGACCCAGCCCCAGCGCCAAAGGCCTACCTTGAGGTTTCAGGCGGAATCTTCCGCGACATGACCATTCACGACTTCGACATGGCCCGTTTCTTTGTACCAAACATCGTTGAGGTGAGTGCAGCAGGTGCAAACATCTTTAGCGACGACATCCGTGAAATTGGCGACTTTGACAGCGTGGTTGTAACCATGAAGGGTGCCGGCGGAGAGCTAGTTACCATCATCAATTCACGCCACAGCGCCTACGGATACGACCAGCGCCTTGAGGCGTTTGGTGCTGACGGTGCATTGTTTGCCGAGAACGTGGCCCCAACCACAGTCAAGCTTTCGACCAACAAGGTTGTTGAAGCTCGCAACCCATACATGGAGTTCTTCTTGGAGCGCTATGCGTACTCATACAGCCACGAACTTGAGCAGTTCATCACCAGCATCGCTAACGGTGAGGTCTTGAACCCGACCTTCGAGGACGGTCGCGCGGCTTTGGTCCTGGCTGACGCCGCACAACTTTCGGCAACCACCGGCAAATCAGTCAAGGTTGACCTCAGCTAG
- a CDS encoding SDR family oxidoreductase, which yields MAKIAVTGSTGFVGSNIAAILQRYGHEVVGLGRRGPDFAVPWEVAVVDFSDVQSIAEALRGCDAVVHCAIANEFNRLVADRDYAYDSLVGMTSRVIRAANAVGAKPIYISTDWVLDGTQHKVVESDKGNSVNFYGFLKALGEQVIRDLAPENGAICRIAGVMGKHQLAESPRSQDVGFGYFVHSLVESISAGNVFEVWGGEHVNKVTTPSLAAEIGAQVERVISRNCSGTFHLVCDDAVSRMELANLVCEIFNLDPGLLKEVEPPASELFPGPVPVDSSLDNTYTKKALGIAPQSVRQVLTAFKDELETGQIKSLTQPES from the coding sequence GTGGCCAAAATTGCAGTAACCGGATCAACCGGATTTGTCGGCAGCAACATAGCCGCAATCCTTCAGCGATACGGTCACGAGGTTGTGGGGTTGGGGCGCAGGGGTCCCGACTTTGCTGTTCCTTGGGAGGTAGCTGTTGTTGACTTCTCGGATGTTCAATCAATCGCTGAGGCTCTGCGCGGTTGCGATGCAGTGGTGCACTGTGCGATTGCCAACGAGTTCAACCGGCTGGTAGCGGATCGCGATTATGCCTACGACTCTCTAGTCGGCATGACTTCAAGAGTGATTAGAGCCGCCAATGCGGTTGGTGCAAAACCAATCTACATTTCAACCGACTGGGTGTTAGATGGCACTCAGCACAAAGTAGTCGAGTCTGACAAAGGCAATTCGGTCAACTTTTACGGTTTCTTGAAAGCGCTGGGTGAGCAGGTCATCCGTGATTTGGCACCCGAGAATGGGGCTATTTGCCGGATTGCCGGAGTGATGGGCAAGCATCAACTAGCTGAGAGCCCGAGGTCACAAGATGTTGGCTTTGGCTACTTCGTGCACTCGTTAGTAGAGAGCATCAGTGCCGGAAACGTCTTTGAGGTTTGGGGTGGTGAGCACGTAAATAAAGTCACCACGCCATCACTTGCGGCAGAAATTGGGGCTCAGGTTGAGCGCGTAATTTCACGAAATTGCAGCGGCACATTCCACTTGGTTTGTGATGATGCAGTGAGCCGCATGGAACTAGCCAACCTGGTGTGTGAGATTTTTAACCTCGACCCTGGTTTGCTGAAAGAAGTTGAACCTCCGGCGTCAGAGTTGTTTCCTGGGCCGGTTCCAGTAGATAGTTCGCTCGACAACACGTATACAAAGAAGGCTCTGGGCATTGCTCCGCAGTCGGTGCGCCAGGTGCTTACCGCGTTCAAAGACGAGTTGGAGACAGGCCAGATCAAATCGTTGACCCAGCCCGAAAGCTGA
- a CDS encoding sugar phosphate isomerase/epimerase family protein, with protein MSTPAVKIAGAPISWGVCEVPNWGHQMGPERVLREMAELGLGATEFGPLGFLPVEPADRAAVLAAHGMEAVGGFFPIVMHQADFDPLPAVLKELESYAASGAKTLVLSAETGLVGYDTKRPDLDEAGWDVFFKNLDRIQQAAAAQGVKAVLHPHVGTMVETKADVMAVLEGSNIDFCLDTGHMIIGGTDPVEFAAKYANRVAHSHLKDVNLAVADRVQSGEITYYQGILEGMYVPLGTGDVDVRSIVRNLISSGFDGWFVLEQDNVITAEPGEGAGPFAEAKQSVEFIRAVAKELAEEQ; from the coding sequence ATGTCAACACCAGCTGTAAAAATTGCCGGAGCCCCGATTTCTTGGGGTGTTTGTGAAGTGCCTAACTGGGGCCACCAAATGGGTCCTGAGCGTGTGCTGCGTGAAATGGCTGAACTTGGACTAGGCGCCACTGAGTTTGGTCCACTCGGATTTTTGCCGGTTGAGCCGGCAGACCGCGCGGCCGTTTTGGCTGCCCACGGTATGGAGGCCGTTGGCGGGTTTTTTCCGATTGTCATGCACCAGGCTGATTTTGACCCACTACCTGCGGTTCTAAAAGAGCTAGAGAGCTATGCAGCCTCAGGCGCCAAGACCTTGGTTCTTTCTGCCGAGACCGGCCTGGTCGGATACGACACTAAGCGCCCAGACCTTGACGAGGCTGGCTGGGATGTATTTTTCAAGAACCTTGACAGGATCCAGCAGGCAGCTGCGGCCCAAGGCGTAAAGGCTGTTCTTCACCCGCACGTTGGCACCATGGTTGAAACCAAGGCCGATGTTATGGCCGTACTTGAGGGCTCAAACATCGATTTCTGCCTAGACACTGGCCACATGATAATTGGTGGAACAGACCCAGTTGAGTTTGCTGCAAAGTATGCCAACCGTGTTGCTCACTCACACCTGAAGGATGTAAACCTTGCGGTTGCCGACCGCGTGCAGTCCGGCGAAATCACCTACTATCAGGGCATTCTCGAGGGCATGTATGTTCCGCTTGGTACCGGTGACGTAGATGTTCGATCTATCGTGCGAAACCTAATTTCATCTGGGTTTGACGGCTGGTTTGTGCTTGAGCAAGACAACGTAATTACAGCCGAGCCTGGCGAGGGCGCCGGACCTTTTGCCGAAGCCAAGCAGAGCGTTGAGTTCATCAGAGCGGTGGCCAAAGAGCTAGCTGAAGAACAGTAA